In Deltaproteobacteria bacterium, one DNA window encodes the following:
- the tsaD gene encoding tRNA (adenosine(37)-N6)-threonylcarbamoyltransferase complex transferase subunit TsaD, translating to MKVLGIESSCDETGAAVVLDAQKILSSVVASQVALHSQYGGVVPEIASRKHVEAILPVIEEALSRSGNRLQDIEAIAVTQGPGLVGSLLVGIAVAKSLAFVLQVPWVGVNHILSHIAAAFLSSPSLRFPFIALVVSGGHTSLFRVEGHTRMTLLGQTKDDAAGEAFDKVAKLMGLGYPGGEVIDRLAKEGDRKAIFFPRSLLEPHSLEFSFSGLKTAVLQHVKSLGGKLSADQIREIAASFQEAVVDTLVTKVMRAAKQEAIREVVVVGGVACNSRLREKFSQYGSSSGITVFFPPPTLCTDNAAMVAAAGFYYLMEGHRSNLLLNAYSRFGRSSG from the coding sequence ATGAAAGTTTTAGGAATCGAATCATCCTGTGATGAAACGGGCGCTGCCGTTGTGCTGGATGCTCAAAAGATTCTCTCCAGCGTTGTGGCCTCCCAGGTGGCTTTACACAGCCAATACGGCGGGGTCGTACCCGAGATCGCTTCCCGTAAGCACGTAGAAGCCATTTTGCCCGTTATCGAAGAAGCTTTGTCCAGGTCAGGGAACCGCCTCCAGGACATTGAGGCCATTGCGGTCACCCAAGGTCCCGGCCTCGTGGGTTCATTGTTGGTGGGAATTGCCGTTGCCAAATCCCTCGCTTTTGTACTCCAAGTTCCTTGGGTGGGAGTCAATCATATATTGAGCCACATCGCAGCAGCTTTTTTATCCTCTCCATCCTTGAGATTTCCTTTTATCGCTCTGGTCGTCTCTGGCGGACATACAAGCCTCTTTCGGGTCGAAGGCCATACCCGTATGACCTTGCTCGGCCAAACCAAGGATGATGCAGCCGGGGAAGCCTTTGATAAAGTGGCCAAGCTTATGGGATTGGGCTATCCTGGAGGAGAAGTCATCGACCGCCTGGCCAAAGAGGGGGACCGCAAGGCGATCTTTTTTCCGCGAAGTTTACTGGAACCCCATTCTCTGGAATTCAGTTTCAGTGGACTCAAGACCGCTGTCCTGCAACATGTAAAGAGTTTAGGAGGAAAACTTTCCGCTGATCAGATTAGGGAAATCGCCGCCTCTTTCCAAGAAGCGGTCGTCGACACCCTGGTCACAAAGGTTATGCGTGCAGCCAAACAGGAGGCAATCAGAGAGGTTGTGGTGGTGGGGGGAGTCGCTTGTAATTCCCGCTTACGGGAAAAATTCTCCCAATACGGAAGTTCCTCCGGAATTACCGTATTTTTCCCCCCGCCTACCCTTTGTACAGATAATGCAGCCATGGTGGCGGCAGCTGGTTTCTATTATTTGATGGAAGGCCACCGCTCCAACCTCCTGCTCAATGCTTACTCCCGATTTGGCAGAAGTTCGGGATAA
- the rsmA gene encoding 16S rRNA (adenine(1518)-N(6)/adenine(1519)-N(6))-dimethyltransferase RsmA, giving the protein MKLRRQLKELKIRPKKRLGQHFVVNSKILQRTIESASLGPEDIVVEIGAGLGSLTVPMAQRVKKVYAIEVDPRLAHELRNQFSANDPVEVIQADALQVDFAPWYEQWQQKMKVVANLPYEISSPMIFRFFQERNYFSLFVLMLQLEVAKRVVARPGTKDYGPLSLWSQLYTRARIAFSVGPQAFYPPPQVESAVVRFEILPQPSVVVEDEKILRQIIRSAFTYRRKTLVNALRLGEFAHLPAEKIREALQSVSISPESRGEALSLEQFCDLSRTLAALAIN; this is encoded by the coding sequence GTGAAGCTTCGCAGGCAATTAAAAGAGTTAAAAATTCGACCCAAGAAAAGGCTCGGACAACATTTTGTCGTAAATTCCAAAATCCTTCAGCGGACTATCGAATCCGCTTCCCTGGGTCCTGAAGATATCGTAGTGGAAATTGGGGCTGGCCTGGGCAGCCTTACCGTCCCTATGGCCCAACGAGTGAAAAAAGTTTATGCTATAGAGGTGGATCCCCGGTTGGCCCATGAGTTGAGGAATCAATTTTCAGCGAATGATCCAGTCGAAGTCATTCAAGCGGATGCTTTACAGGTTGATTTTGCCCCTTGGTATGAGCAATGGCAGCAAAAGATGAAGGTGGTAGCCAATCTCCCCTACGAGATTTCCAGCCCGATGATCTTCCGGTTCTTCCAAGAAAGGAATTATTTTTCCCTTTTTGTTTTGATGCTTCAGTTGGAAGTGGCCAAAAGGGTAGTGGCGCGCCCAGGAACGAAAGATTATGGCCCTCTGAGCCTTTGGTCTCAATTGTATACTCGAGCCCGGATCGCTTTTTCCGTCGGCCCCCAAGCGTTCTATCCCCCACCTCAAGTGGAATCCGCAGTGGTAAGGTTTGAAATTTTGCCTCAGCCGAGCGTGGTAGTCGAAGATGAAAAAATTCTGCGGCAGATCATCCGTTCGGCTTTTACCTATCGGAGAAAAACCCTTGTCAATGCCCTGCGATTGGGAGAATTTGCGCACCTTCCCGCGGAAAAAATTCGTGAAGCTTTGCAATCTGTTAGCATATCCCCGGAATCAAGGGGGGAAGCGCTTTCCCTGGAGCAATTTTGCGACCTATCCAGGACACTCGCGGCGCTGGCAATCAATTGA
- a CDS encoding ATP-binding protein, protein MSKLHLHLRKRLEQAILKHEMLSEGDRVLVGVSGGADSLSLLKLLTGPMLFVPKPEYVLAVHVDLGFDGTDGKYIPILEKYFKEEGYNYRIEKTNIGPLAHSDYNRKASPCFLCSRLRRKVLFEMARDYRCNKVALAHHKDDLIETFLLNVFFARQISTMLPYQPFFQGDFYLMRPLAYIEESLLKRFAREVQFPVGKTQCPTAENTKRKYIKDLLEKLEGDHRGLKENIFKAMKHVKPDYLLTK, encoded by the coding sequence ATGAGTAAACTTCATCTCCATCTTCGAAAACGCCTTGAGCAAGCAATCCTAAAGCATGAAATGCTCTCGGAGGGGGACCGCGTTCTGGTGGGAGTTTCCGGAGGAGCAGATAGTCTCTCCCTACTCAAACTTTTAACCGGGCCAATGCTTTTTGTACCCAAGCCAGAATATGTCTTAGCGGTCCACGTGGATCTGGGTTTTGACGGAACGGATGGAAAATATATTCCCATCCTGGAGAAGTATTTTAAAGAAGAAGGGTATAATTATCGCATCGAAAAAACCAACATCGGCCCCCTCGCTCACAGCGACTACAACCGCAAGGCCAGCCCCTGTTTCTTATGCTCGAGACTTCGGCGAAAGGTACTCTTCGAAATGGCCAGAGATTACCGGTGCAATAAGGTAGCTCTGGCTCATCATAAGGACGACTTGATTGAAACATTTCTCCTCAATGTGTTTTTCGCCCGGCAAATCAGCACCATGCTTCCCTATCAGCCTTTTTTCCAAGGAGACTTTTATCTTATGCGCCCGTTGGCCTATATTGAGGAATCGCTTCTCAAACGGTTTGCCAGGGAAGTCCAATTCCCAGTGGGAAAGACGCAGTGTCCGACCGCAGAAAATACCAAGAGAAAATACATAAAGGATCTTCTTGAAAAATTGGAGGGAGATCACCGAGGTTTAAAAGAAAACATATTTAAAGCCATGAAGCACGTGAAGCCGGATTACTTGTTAACTAAATAG
- a CDS encoding DUF3467 domain-containing protein, protein MEEKKKDPKVDYSLTKNEIKFSDRIRLRSGKNGFLLTFTQSHPDRDEIICVSEIYLSPEVAGSLASILMAHVANYEKQFNIKITPPGIQVEKVKDKKEMEH, encoded by the coding sequence ATGGAAGAAAAAAAGAAAGACCCCAAGGTTGATTATTCCCTCACAAAAAACGAAATAAAATTTTCCGATAGAATAAGACTACGAAGTGGTAAAAATGGTTTCCTATTAACATTCACTCAATCCCATCCCGACAGAGACGAAATTATTTGTGTATCTGAAATCTACTTATCTCCAGAGGTAGCCGGATCATTAGCATCAATTTTAATGGCGCATGTGGCGAACTATGAAAAACAATTCAATATAAAAATAACTCCGCCAGGCATACAAGTAGAAAAAGTTAAAGATAAAAAAGAAATGGAGCATTAG
- a CDS encoding DUF2062 domain-containing protein has product MAKGPDLGQKIRMKERWGRWKRNLRFLYLRLLRLKGKPQEVAGGVAIGVFVGMTPTVPLHTVLAVLIALILKKSKLAAALGVWVANPFFLPFIYLLDYKVGQVLTGATPPSLAMSNFSVPHLVRLGWDISYPLLLGGTVTGLLCAIPSYFITKRIILLYQAKRRQRKESS; this is encoded by the coding sequence ATGGCAAAAGGACCTGACTTGGGGCAGAAAATACGAATGAAAGAACGATGGGGCAGATGGAAGAGAAATTTACGCTTCCTTTACCTTCGACTTCTGAGGTTAAAAGGGAAGCCCCAAGAGGTTGCCGGTGGAGTAGCCATCGGAGTTTTTGTAGGAATGACCCCTACGGTGCCTCTGCACACGGTTTTGGCTGTCCTCATCGCTTTGATCCTTAAGAAAAGCAAGCTGGCTGCCGCCTTGGGCGTTTGGGTAGCGAATCCCTTTTTCCTCCCTTTTATCTATCTTTTGGACTACAAAGTGGGACAGGTATTAACGGGAGCCACCCCTCCTTCTCTGGCCATGTCCAATTTTTCCGTTCCCCACCTTGTCCGATTGGGGTGGGACATTTCCTACCCTCTTTTATTGGGAGGAACGGTTACCGGATTACTTTGCGCCATCCCCTCTTACTTCATCACCAAACGCATAATCCTTCTTTACCAGGCAAAACGCCGCCAACGAAAAGAGAGTTCGTGA